From the genome of Mycobacterium dioxanotrophicus, one region includes:
- a CDS encoding SecDF P1 head subdomain-containing protein: MYPQQPPGRPTAVPRALVVLALLLAVLGYGLAVFASRNIWQTRDATRLTFAAHTTDGAPPPPDALAAAVNVVQRRLDGLKVPGAAVTVDGTNVVATVPAGGPDVVADLTRMGQLAIRPVIHAIPAQSGGAPATPTSPPKPADPARSADEKQLRQSTNPSIQILALQFQATRCGDDDSLAGHDDPKLPLVTCSTDGKTVYLLDKSILTGSNVRRATSHWDDHNGQHVVDLEFDDSGARTWADFTAANIGTQTAFTLDTRVVSAPEIREAIPGGRTQISGGFTADTARELAGTLQAGMLPVVLTLDSSEPATLSATRFSALMRVPIIVAGVDLLAVIVVTTVWLIRRRPTPQL; this comes from the coding sequence ATGTATCCGCAGCAACCACCCGGTCGGCCCACCGCGGTGCCCCGCGCTCTCGTAGTACTGGCTCTCCTGCTCGCCGTCCTCGGCTACGGGCTGGCCGTGTTCGCGAGCAGGAACATCTGGCAGACCAGGGACGCCACCAGGCTGACCTTCGCCGCACACACCACGGATGGTGCACCGCCGCCACCCGACGCCTTGGCCGCTGCCGTCAACGTCGTGCAGCGCCGACTCGACGGGCTCAAGGTCCCCGGTGCCGCTGTGACCGTCGACGGCACGAACGTGGTGGCCACTGTGCCGGCCGGCGGGCCCGACGTGGTTGCGGACCTCACGCGGATGGGCCAGCTCGCCATCCGGCCGGTGATCCACGCGATCCCCGCGCAATCCGGCGGTGCGCCAGCGACCCCCACCTCGCCACCGAAACCCGCCGATCCGGCGCGGAGCGCCGACGAGAAGCAGTTGCGGCAGAGCACCAATCCGTCGATCCAGATCCTGGCGCTGCAGTTCCAGGCCACCCGCTGCGGTGACGACGACTCGCTCGCCGGCCATGACGATCCGAAGCTGCCGCTGGTCACCTGCTCGACCGACGGCAAGACCGTCTATCTGCTCGACAAGTCGATTCTGACCGGGTCGAATGTCCGCCGCGCGACGTCGCACTGGGACGACCACAACGGTCAGCACGTCGTCGACCTCGAGTTCGACGACTCCGGGGCGCGTACGTGGGCGGATTTCACCGCCGCCAACATCGGCACCCAAACCGCCTTCACCCTCGACACCCGGGTGGTCAGCGCCCCGGAGATCCGCGAAGCCATCCCGGGCGGCCGCACCCAGATCAGCGGCGGCTTCACCGCCGACACTGCGCGCGAGCTGGCCGGCACACTGCAGGCCGGCATGTTGCCGGTGGTCCTCACCCTCGACTCGTCCGAGCCCGCGACACTCTCGGCGACACGGTTCTCCGCGTTGATGCGCGTGCCCATCATCGTCGCGGGTGTCGACCTGCTGGCGGTCATCGTGGTGACCACCGTCTGGCTCATCCGGCGCCGGCCTACGCCGCAGTTGTGA
- a CDS encoding flavin reductase family protein — MDCLDVTVIDAAELSARKAFGLLKAAVVPRPIAWTSTMSPDGVANLAPFSFFTVVSSQPPLVLLSLEYLATGRLKDSAANIEATGEFVVNIAPAAMASAVELTSVQVDASVDEFELASVTPLPCRHVRPPRLAESPISLECRLHSTVQPGSDRLVIGEVVAFHLDRRVLDADGRVEIARLDPLARTAAHFARLQPLFQEEL, encoded by the coding sequence ATGGATTGCCTGGATGTCACAGTCATCGATGCCGCAGAACTGTCGGCGCGCAAGGCTTTCGGGCTGCTCAAAGCGGCCGTGGTGCCGCGGCCCATCGCCTGGACGTCGACCATGAGCCCAGACGGCGTCGCCAACCTGGCGCCGTTCAGCTTCTTCACGGTGGTGTCGTCCCAGCCGCCGCTGGTACTGCTGAGCCTCGAATACCTGGCCACCGGCCGACTCAAGGACAGTGCCGCCAACATCGAAGCCACGGGTGAGTTCGTGGTCAACATCGCGCCAGCAGCCATGGCGTCGGCCGTCGAACTCACCAGTGTGCAGGTCGACGCGTCGGTCGACGAATTCGAGCTGGCGAGCGTGACACCGCTGCCATGCCGCCACGTCCGGCCGCCGCGGCTCGCGGAATCACCTATCAGCCTGGAATGCCGCCTGCACAGCACCGTTCAGCCCGGCAGCGACCGGCTGGTGATCGGTGAGGTGGTTGCCTTCCACCTCGACCGTCGCGTACTGGATGCCGACGGCCGGGTGGAGATCGCCCGGCTCGACCCGCTCGCCCGCACCGCAGCACATTTCGCCCGTCTGCAGCCACTCTTCCAGGAGGAGCTGTGA
- a CDS encoding polysaccharide deacetylase family protein, whose amino-acid sequence MTAPWHGGASAVATLTFDVDAETPILAEGHHYGAHMMAMSHQSYGPDVGVPRILDLLDELTVPATFFVPGWVAEHRPGLAASIVERGHEVAHHSYSHRSPVAMTAAEERADFERALAVFAAQGIDIAGHRAALWGASWQTPGLIAEHGLRYDSSLMGDDRPYRLTTDAGPIVELPVHWSLDDWEQYAYLPDPHIGAVIESPVKVAEMWRAELDGMRHYRCLFNLCVHPFLSGRPGRMLALRGFIEYALECGDVRFARCRDVAEAVCADPALEPRTVTPPLVDPAVYPA is encoded by the coding sequence GTGACGGCGCCGTGGCACGGCGGCGCGAGTGCGGTGGCCACCTTGACCTTCGACGTCGATGCGGAGACACCGATCCTCGCCGAGGGGCACCACTATGGCGCACACATGATGGCGATGTCGCACCAGTCCTACGGGCCGGACGTCGGCGTGCCGCGCATCCTCGACCTGCTCGACGAATTGACCGTACCCGCCACCTTTTTCGTGCCAGGGTGGGTTGCCGAACACCGGCCCGGGCTGGCGGCGTCCATCGTTGAACGCGGACACGAGGTCGCCCACCACTCTTACAGTCACCGCTCGCCGGTGGCCATGACCGCCGCCGAGGAACGCGCCGACTTCGAACGGGCGCTGGCCGTGTTCGCGGCTCAGGGCATCGATATCGCCGGTCACCGTGCCGCGCTGTGGGGTGCCAGTTGGCAGACTCCGGGGCTCATCGCCGAACACGGCCTGCGCTACGACTCCTCCCTCATGGGCGACGACCGGCCATACCGGCTCACCACCGATGCCGGGCCGATCGTGGAGCTGCCGGTGCACTGGTCCCTGGACGACTGGGAGCAGTACGCCTACCTGCCCGATCCCCACATCGGTGCGGTGATCGAATCCCCAGTGAAGGTGGCCGAGATGTGGCGCGCGGAGTTGGATGGCATGCGGCACTATCGCTGCCTGTTCAATCTCTGTGTCCACCCGTTCCTTTCGGGTCGTCCGGGCCGGATGCTGGCATTGCGCGGATTCATCGAGTACGCCCTTGAGTGCGGCGACGTACGGTTCGCCCGCTGCCGCGATGTCGCCGAGGCGGTGTGTGCGGACCCGGCGCTCGAACCACGCACGGTGACACCGCCGTTGGTCGATCCCGCCGTGTACCCGGCGTAG
- a CDS encoding cytosine permease has translation MSTRPTTPLTAPAPPPTAGVPFDAHGIEPIGAESRDCSPWELFWIWCGANIAPINWVLGALGITLGLSLVETLIVVAVGNVVGCAVFGVFNVIGHRTAVNQMVLGRAAFGLSGAVVPGLVQFLLTMGWVGVNTWVVLDLVMAMLREFGLTGGIWLKVVVAAAIMAAQLGLALYGFYAIRSFEKYTVPATALVMAVMTVLALVTTDVHWSLAGQAMSSGEKFTAVTQLLTAIGIGWGLTWIPYASDYSRFVRVSASSRSVFWSSSLGMYVPTVWLAALGACLASAGGGSDPSALVVSTFGVMAVPVLLLLVHGPIATNILNLYSCSLAALSIGVRAARWKVTLGAGLVASIVLAVFVEADSFAQAFDNWMVSILVWISPWAAIMVVDYTGVRRGVLDVAGLYLPARESAYARWNMAGLVSLAAGIVAGWAWQYGLVPAMQGPVATALGNTDFSWLSGSVVAGGLYWALRRRTVTTAA, from the coding sequence ATGTCGACCCGACCGACCACACCACTGACCGCACCCGCGCCACCGCCGACGGCCGGGGTGCCGTTCGACGCCCACGGCATCGAGCCGATCGGCGCCGAAAGCCGTGACTGTTCGCCGTGGGAGCTGTTCTGGATCTGGTGTGGCGCCAACATCGCACCTATCAACTGGGTGCTCGGTGCGTTGGGCATCACCCTGGGCCTGAGCCTCGTCGAAACACTGATCGTGGTGGCCGTCGGCAATGTCGTCGGCTGCGCCGTGTTCGGGGTGTTCAACGTCATCGGGCATCGCACGGCCGTGAACCAGATGGTGCTCGGGCGTGCCGCGTTCGGCTTGTCGGGGGCGGTCGTGCCAGGCCTCGTGCAATTCCTGCTGACGATGGGATGGGTCGGAGTCAACACCTGGGTGGTGCTCGACCTCGTGATGGCGATGCTCCGGGAATTCGGGTTGACGGGTGGCATCTGGCTGAAAGTGGTTGTGGCAGCGGCCATCATGGCTGCCCAGCTGGGGCTGGCGCTGTACGGCTTCTACGCGATTCGCAGCTTCGAGAAGTACACCGTGCCGGCGACGGCGCTGGTGATGGCGGTCATGACGGTGCTGGCCCTGGTGACCACCGACGTGCACTGGTCGTTGGCGGGGCAGGCGATGAGTTCGGGGGAGAAGTTCACCGCGGTCACGCAGTTGCTCACGGCCATCGGCATCGGCTGGGGATTGACGTGGATTCCCTACGCGTCGGACTACAGCCGCTTCGTGCGGGTGTCGGCGTCGTCGCGGTCGGTGTTCTGGTCGTCGTCGTTGGGCATGTACGTGCCGACCGTGTGGCTGGCCGCCCTCGGTGCCTGCCTGGCCAGTGCCGGTGGCGGCAGTGATCCGTCGGCGCTGGTGGTCTCGACGTTCGGGGTGATGGCGGTGCCGGTCCTGCTCCTGCTCGTGCACGGGCCCATCGCGACGAACATCCTGAACCTCTATTCCTGCTCGCTGGCGGCACTGTCCATCGGCGTTCGGGCGGCGCGGTGGAAGGTGACATTGGGCGCCGGACTGGTGGCTTCGATCGTGCTGGCCGTGTTCGTGGAGGCGGACAGCTTCGCGCAGGCCTTCGACAACTGGATGGTGTCGATCCTGGTCTGGATCAGCCCGTGGGCCGCGATCATGGTGGTGGACTACACCGGGGTGCGGCGCGGTGTCCTCGACGTTGCGGGGCTGTATCTGCCCGCACGCGAATCCGCTTATGCCCGTTGGAATATGGCCGGGCTGGTGAGCTTGGCCGCTGGGATCGTGGCCGGTTGGGCATGGCAGTACGGCTTGGTGCCGGCCATGCAGGGTCCGGTGGCCACCGCGCTGGGCAACACCGATTTCTCCTGGCTGTCCGGCAGCGTGGTGGCCGGTGGGCTGTACTGGGCGCTGCGCCGTCGCACCGTCACAACTGCGGCGTAG
- a CDS encoding amidase family protein, translated as MTSHIAAERCERSLARAATAAARSALITTTSQRAVYEAELSDARRRAGRARSELDGTPIVWKDLFDVAGTTTTCGSAVAAHRSPARVDSALVRRAGRLGLVTIAKANLSEFAFSGLGVNRHFGTPINPIDAALVPGGSSSGSAVAVTTGVAPLAVGTDTSGSVRVPAAFCGCVGFRASRNRYGPNDFAPLSPTLDCVGVLATDVGLIRTLDRLLAGGQPRPHAGDAPRYVIPAGEWVDDCTPGVRTAFAAAIDALRSQGFSVTTRRIAALDTAQQLLDTHGTLVGAEAYERYGHLACAAGIESATRRRLRHNAHLDTGPVRAAMPALRRQFGAELQDALLLCPTVRHEPPTVDALLACEDRYDSANASTLRTTMALSYLGTCGISLPLARNGIPLPIGLLISAPHGADEDLLAQAALVTRYTSYTPSTLRTTLSR; from the coding sequence ATGACGTCCCACATCGCCGCGGAACGATGTGAGCGCTCGCTGGCCCGGGCCGCCACCGCGGCGGCCCGATCGGCACTGATCACGACCACCTCCCAGCGCGCGGTCTACGAGGCCGAGCTCAGTGACGCCCGGCGCCGCGCCGGACGAGCACGCAGCGAACTCGACGGGACGCCGATCGTGTGGAAGGACCTTTTCGACGTCGCAGGCACCACCACGACCTGTGGATCGGCGGTCGCGGCGCACCGATCCCCCGCGCGGGTCGACAGTGCCCTGGTCCGCCGGGCCGGCAGGCTCGGACTGGTCACCATCGCGAAGGCCAACCTCAGCGAGTTCGCGTTCTCCGGGCTCGGTGTCAATCGGCATTTCGGGACCCCGATCAATCCGATCGACGCCGCGTTGGTGCCGGGCGGCTCGTCGTCGGGCTCCGCCGTCGCGGTGACCACCGGTGTCGCGCCACTGGCAGTCGGCACCGACACCTCGGGCTCCGTACGCGTTCCGGCGGCGTTCTGCGGCTGCGTCGGCTTTCGCGCCAGCCGGAACCGCTACGGCCCCAACGACTTCGCGCCACTATCCCCGACGCTGGACTGCGTCGGAGTGCTGGCGACCGACGTCGGACTGATCCGCACCCTGGATCGGTTGTTGGCGGGTGGCCAACCGCGGCCCCATGCCGGTGATGCCCCACGGTACGTCATCCCGGCAGGTGAATGGGTCGATGACTGCACACCCGGGGTGCGCACCGCGTTCGCAGCCGCGATCGACGCGCTACGGAGCCAAGGGTTTTCGGTGACCACCCGACGCATCGCCGCGCTGGACACCGCTCAGCAACTGCTGGATACCCACGGCACGCTCGTCGGAGCCGAGGCGTATGAGCGCTACGGTCATCTGGCCTGCGCAGCCGGCATCGAGTCGGCCACCCGACGACGCCTGCGGCACAATGCGCATTTGGACACCGGCCCGGTGCGCGCGGCGATGCCTGCGCTGCGCCGCCAGTTCGGCGCGGAACTCCAGGATGCCCTGCTGCTGTGCCCGACCGTGCGCCACGAGCCGCCCACCGTCGACGCACTGCTGGCCTGCGAGGACCGATACGACTCCGCCAACGCCAGCACACTGCGCACCACGATGGCTCTCAGCTACCTGGGCACGTGCGGGATATCCCTGCCACTTGCGCGAAATGGCATACCGTTGCCGATCGGGTTGCTGATCTCCGCGCCGCATGGCGCCGACGAGGACCTTCTCGCTCAGGCCGCGCTGGTGACCCGGTACACGTCGTACACACCCTCGACGTTGCGGACCACGCTCAGCAGATGA
- a CDS encoding helix-turn-helix domain-containing protein: protein MLTLGALIDDTTLELTLLVPGPPGALDREVLWLHNTELPDPSPYIRATELVLTNGLWHSTVTSADFVAALLRARASGLIYGLTDQTPTTPTDLVDACAAAELPLAAVSIAVPFTAITQAAARMQTEARQSALSRLVRRGNALASSISRGGGAQGILDVLRRDHDLPLLVVDRMGRRLAGTVVDDAQIHVAVDALNRHPPPLELEVPGIGTAAVYLVEGAMGDIDAGLFCLRPLAALRPAEQDALEQAARYLSLEVTRQQALQAIESRFSSELLEMVLSGTARAREVSERLRAFGIDPSAPLAVYTVVVGNDELRPVGSTDEIEAFFSHRGIAAVVIPGSQDTVVVFGWHQDSASLVPLAEHLIRALATRFPADRTVIGVGDLAVDATGLRDPLIRAREVCHVMWRRSTESRVGTYADVGTHRMLLGLHDRSVLRRFADDILGPLRVHDEQHGTELERTLRTFLGNDGHWAKTAAALYVHVNTLRNRVARINELTGRDVTRLEDRVDLFLALEADALS from the coding sequence ATGCTGACGTTGGGCGCGCTGATCGACGACACGACGCTGGAGTTGACGCTTCTGGTGCCCGGCCCGCCCGGCGCCCTCGACCGTGAAGTGCTGTGGCTGCACAACACCGAGCTGCCCGACCCGTCGCCCTACATCCGCGCCACGGAACTGGTACTGACAAACGGCCTCTGGCACAGCACGGTGACGTCCGCCGACTTCGTCGCCGCCCTGCTACGCGCCCGGGCATCGGGATTGATCTACGGTTTGACGGACCAGACACCAACGACCCCAACGGATCTCGTCGACGCTTGCGCAGCCGCCGAGTTACCGCTTGCAGCGGTGTCTATCGCGGTGCCGTTCACGGCCATCACCCAGGCCGCCGCCCGCATGCAGACCGAGGCCCGCCAGTCGGCCCTGTCCCGGCTGGTGCGTCGAGGCAACGCGCTGGCGAGTTCGATCTCCAGAGGCGGCGGTGCCCAAGGCATCCTCGATGTGCTACGCCGCGACCACGATCTGCCGCTACTGGTGGTGGACCGCATGGGCCGGCGGCTCGCGGGCACCGTCGTCGACGACGCGCAGATCCACGTCGCGGTCGACGCCCTGAACCGCCACCCGCCGCCGCTGGAACTCGAGGTGCCCGGAATCGGCACCGCTGCGGTCTATCTCGTCGAGGGTGCGATGGGCGATATCGACGCCGGCCTGTTCTGCCTGCGTCCACTGGCGGCGCTGCGGCCGGCCGAACAAGATGCGCTCGAGCAGGCGGCGCGTTACCTCAGCCTCGAAGTCACCCGCCAGCAGGCGCTGCAGGCGATCGAATCCCGCTTCTCCAGCGAATTGCTCGAGATGGTGCTGTCCGGCACGGCCCGCGCTCGTGAGGTCTCGGAACGGTTGCGCGCGTTCGGGATCGACCCGTCGGCGCCGCTGGCGGTCTACACCGTGGTGGTCGGCAACGACGAGCTCCGGCCGGTCGGCTCGACCGACGAGATCGAGGCGTTCTTCAGCCATCGCGGCATTGCGGCCGTGGTGATCCCTGGCAGCCAGGACACCGTCGTGGTGTTCGGTTGGCACCAGGATTCCGCAAGCCTGGTACCGCTGGCCGAACACTTGATCCGGGCTCTGGCCACCCGGTTCCCCGCCGACCGCACCGTCATCGGCGTCGGAGATCTCGCCGTCGACGCCACCGGGCTGCGGGATCCGTTGATCCGGGCCAGAGAGGTCTGCCACGTAATGTGGCGCCGCTCAACCGAATCCCGCGTCGGCACCTACGCCGACGTGGGTACCCACCGCATGCTGCTTGGCCTGCACGACCGGTCGGTGCTGCGCCGGTTCGCCGACGACATCCTGGGCCCGCTGCGCGTTCACGATGAACAGCACGGCACCGAGTTGGAACGCACACTGCGGACGTTTCTCGGCAACGACGGGCACTGGGCCAAGACCGCCGCAGCGCTCTATGTCCATGTGAACACGCTGCGCAACCGCGTCGCCCGGATCAACGAGCTCACCGGCCGCGACGTCACACGCCTGGAAGACCGCGTCGACCTGTTCCTGGCGTTGGAGGCCGACGCGCTGAGTTAG
- a CDS encoding DUF1989 domain-containing protein yields the protein MPAGSGQAVTLRQGDRLRVIDAEGGQVGDVFAYTTGDMAEYLSASHTRTTTGRLFPQVGENFVTNRRRPILALVDDTSPGIHDMLIAACDTERYRALGVAGHPSCAVNLRDALGQLGLSAVDVPQPVNVFMNIPVADGGALSWLPAVSRPGDAVVFEAVMDCVVVVSACPMDLNGINGHRPTPLVIELTRVQEKIA from the coding sequence GTGCCCGCCGGTTCCGGTCAGGCCGTGACCCTGCGGCAAGGGGATCGGCTGCGGGTGATCGATGCCGAAGGCGGTCAGGTCGGCGATGTATTCGCTTACACGACAGGCGATATGGCCGAATATCTGAGCGCGTCGCATACCCGCACCACAACCGGCAGACTGTTTCCCCAGGTGGGGGAAAACTTCGTCACCAACCGGCGCAGGCCGATCCTGGCATTGGTGGACGACACCTCACCGGGCATCCACGACATGCTGATCGCCGCGTGTGACACCGAACGATATCGTGCACTCGGCGTTGCGGGTCATCCATCCTGCGCGGTGAATCTGCGAGATGCCCTGGGACAGCTGGGGTTGAGTGCAGTCGACGTACCCCAGCCGGTGAACGTGTTCATGAACATCCCGGTCGCCGACGGCGGTGCGCTGTCGTGGTTGCCCGCCGTGAGCCGGCCCGGCGACGCCGTCGTATTCGAAGCGGTCATGGACTGCGTGGTGGTGGTGTCGGCGTGCCCCATGGACCTCAACGGCATCAACGGGCATCGCCCCACGCCGCTCGTCATCGAACTGACACGAGTGCAGGAGAAGATCGCATGA
- a CDS encoding NADH:flavin oxidoreductase — MTTNHTQTRHPALSAVHLGALRLTNRFAVAPMTRVSAAPDGTPTEAMADYYAEFARGGFGLVITEGIYTDTTHSQGYLNQPGLAVDSHVTGWRRVTAAVHAAGAPIVAQLMHAGALSQGNSQSAGTIAPSAVRPPGAMLEEYGGSGRWPTPREMDHDDIDAVVAEFVAAAQRARSAGFDGVEIHAANGYLLDQFLTTYTNCRADGYGGNVQNRIRLTAQVLAAIRARIGMEVLIGVRLSQTKVNDFAYRWPGGVDEAEVIFGALCGADYLHIASEGRDFIDTARLGDGRTITAVAREVTGLPVMANGGMHDHGQAADVLDGGHADLLSVGRGALANPDLPQRLSAGQALDPFDHGMLSPMATIANARVWRADR; from the coding sequence ATGACCACCAATCACACGCAGACGCGGCACCCCGCGCTGAGCGCGGTGCACCTCGGCGCGCTGAGGCTGACGAATCGGTTTGCCGTCGCACCGATGACCCGGGTGTCAGCCGCGCCGGACGGCACCCCAACCGAAGCGATGGCCGACTATTACGCCGAATTCGCGCGTGGCGGTTTCGGTTTGGTGATCACCGAGGGCATCTACACCGACACCACCCACAGTCAGGGCTATCTCAACCAGCCCGGCCTGGCCGTCGATAGCCATGTGACGGGCTGGCGCCGGGTGACCGCGGCGGTGCATGCCGCAGGTGCTCCGATCGTGGCGCAGCTCATGCACGCCGGAGCGTTGTCGCAGGGCAACTCGCAGAGTGCCGGCACCATCGCACCCTCGGCCGTGCGCCCGCCCGGTGCGATGCTCGAGGAGTACGGCGGCTCCGGTCGGTGGCCCACGCCCCGAGAGATGGATCACGATGACATCGATGCGGTGGTCGCAGAGTTCGTCGCCGCAGCGCAACGCGCCCGCTCCGCCGGCTTCGACGGCGTCGAAATCCACGCCGCCAACGGGTATCTGCTCGATCAGTTCCTCACCACCTATACAAACTGCCGAGCCGATGGGTACGGCGGTAATGTGCAGAACCGCATTCGGCTCACCGCGCAGGTTTTGGCGGCGATCCGAGCGCGGATCGGCATGGAGGTATTGATCGGGGTGCGGCTGTCGCAGACCAAGGTCAACGACTTCGCGTACCGCTGGCCCGGTGGGGTTGACGAGGCCGAGGTGATCTTCGGTGCCTTGTGCGGTGCCGACTATCTGCACATCGCCAGCGAGGGCCGTGACTTCATCGACACCGCGCGGTTAGGCGATGGGCGCACCATCACGGCGGTCGCGCGTGAGGTGACCGGGCTTCCGGTGATGGCCAACGGCGGCATGCACGACCATGGGCAGGCTGCTGACGTGCTCGACGGCGGGCATGCCGACCTGTTGTCGGTCGGTCGTGGGGCGTTGGCGAACCCCGACCTGCCGCAGCGTCTTTCGGCCGGGCAAGCGCTGGATCCGTTCGATCACGGCATGCTCTCGCCGATGGCGACGATCGCCAACGCCCGGGTCTGGCGGGCCGACCGGTGA
- a CDS encoding MFS transporter yields the protein MSHVIDDGPLTAFHKRLTVFSAGGPFLDGFALTIIGIAFVSMKSQLSLDSVSVGLVGAAALIGIFVGGLVFGYVTDRVGRKVMYIADLSVLVVVSIASAFVTDAWQLVILRFLLGVAIGADYPIASSLLAEFIPSRYRGRLLGSLFVVWAAGAAAAAAVGWVLSTLGPDAWRFMLASPAVFGIITLLMRAGTPESPRWLLSKGREAEALEVCRQVWGPQADTSLIPAEPPATSYSELFRGIYLRRVIFVGMFFTAHVIPLFAVYTFGPDILAQMGVGEHNVYVAELVISVLFLVGGVPGLLLVDKIGRKPLLLWTFAVMSAAFVVMATNPQAPAVVLFAMLALYEITSGACNFIEIIYPNELFPTAVRASATGTVVAISRIGSAISTFVLPLVLTGTGLGGVMWLLAVVNVIGLVVTVLLGEETRGRALSDTSAAGPSRTPVTGGVDA from the coding sequence ATGTCCCACGTCATCGACGACGGACCGTTGACCGCCTTTCACAAGCGGCTCACCGTGTTCTCTGCAGGCGGACCGTTCCTCGACGGATTCGCGCTGACCATCATCGGCATCGCGTTCGTCTCCATGAAGAGCCAGTTGAGCCTCGACTCGGTCAGCGTAGGACTGGTGGGGGCCGCGGCCCTGATCGGAATCTTTGTGGGCGGCTTGGTTTTCGGCTATGTCACCGACCGCGTCGGCCGCAAGGTCATGTATATCGCCGACCTGTCCGTGTTGGTCGTGGTGTCCATCGCCTCGGCATTCGTGACCGACGCGTGGCAGTTGGTGATCCTGCGGTTCCTTCTCGGCGTGGCAATCGGCGCGGACTATCCGATCGCCAGTTCGCTTCTGGCCGAGTTCATCCCGAGTCGCTACCGCGGCAGGCTGCTCGGCTCGCTGTTCGTGGTGTGGGCAGCGGGCGCAGCGGCCGCGGCGGCGGTGGGCTGGGTGCTGTCGACGCTGGGCCCTGACGCCTGGCGGTTCATGCTCGCCAGCCCGGCGGTATTCGGCATCATCACCCTGCTGATGCGCGCCGGGACACCGGAATCGCCGCGGTGGCTGCTCAGCAAGGGCCGCGAGGCCGAGGCACTCGAGGTATGCCGACAAGTCTGGGGTCCCCAGGCCGACACGTCGCTCATCCCGGCTGAGCCGCCCGCCACGTCGTATTCGGAGCTCTTCCGCGGCATCTATCTGCGCAGGGTCATCTTCGTCGGGATGTTCTTCACCGCGCACGTGATTCCCTTGTTCGCGGTGTACACCTTCGGGCCGGACATCCTCGCGCAGATGGGCGTCGGTGAACACAACGTGTACGTGGCCGAGTTGGTGATCAGCGTGCTGTTTCTGGTGGGTGGCGTCCCGGGACTTCTGCTGGTCGACAAGATCGGGCGCAAACCGTTGCTGCTGTGGACTTTTGCCGTCATGAGTGCGGCGTTCGTCGTCATGGCCACCAACCCGCAGGCGCCCGCCGTCGTCCTGTTCGCGATGCTCGCGCTGTACGAGATCACGTCAGGGGCGTGCAATTTCATCGAGATCATCTACCCGAATGAGCTGTTTCCCACCGCAGTACGGGCCAGCGCCACCGGTACCGTCGTCGCGATCAGCCGCATCGGCTCGGCCATCAGCACGTTCGTATTGCCGCTCGTCCTCACCGGCACCGGACTCGGCGGTGTCATGTGGCTTCTGGCCGTCGTCAACGTGATCGGTCTTGTGGTCACCGTGCTCCTCGGTGAGGAGACCCGCGGGCGCGCATTGTCCGACACCTCGGCGGCGGGCCCGTCCCGCACACCGGTGACCGGCGGCGTCGACGCATGA